Part of the Pseudomonas lijiangensis genome is shown below.
TTCTCCTGCATCGAGGCTGTCATTCCCATGGTGCTGTCGCCAGTGGAGTCTGTTCAAGGTAGACGTTTCAAGATTCTGTTTTTAACGGTTTTTTACTTTTTTGCTGAATATGGAATTGCCGTCTACCGTTGATCCGACACCCTTCAAGGAAAAAAACGCTACGCCGATCAGTTAAAAACACCCCCCTCGCTGTGGAGTACCCCGCAATGATGCGACGTCTTAACCTGGCCCCCCGTTCCGCCCTGTGCTTTGGCTTTTTCTGCCTGATGTTATTGCTTCAGGGAGGGTTGTTCATGCGCCAGGCCGAGAAGCTCAATGAGGCAGAGAAACATGTTGAAACAAATGTGCTGCCCAGCGTCAAGCTGCTCGGCTCGCTGGATCGCGAGTTCGTCAGCCTGCGGGGTAACAATGCTCGCCTGCGCAACCCTGTGGAACCACAGGAACGCAAGACCAAGGCGGCCAGCGATATTCAGCAGTCCCGTCAGTTGATCAGTGAATACAGCGATGCTCTTGGCAAGCTGATTGTCACGACTGAAGGTCAAAAAGCCTTCAGTGAGCTCAAGCAAGCCATTACCGGCTATAACGCCATCCAGGATCGTTACCTGTCGGAGGCAGCAGCAGGCAATCTCGAAGCTGCGGTCAAGACCTCCAATACGGACATGAAAGCCGCTGCCGACCTGACCGAGGCTTCGCTGCAGAAGCTGATCGGCGTGAACGACACAAAAGCCAAGCGTGCGGGTGAGAAGGCTGACGCTGCTTACCATGGCACGGTGGTGATGGTGATTCTGTTCGTGGTGCTGGGCGCGACAGGCACTGTGCTGCTGGCCTGGCTGTATACCCGCAGCCTTACCGTACCTATCGGCGATGCACTGGAGATTGCCCGGCGTATCGCAGCCAATGACTTGACCCAGCCCATCAAGCAAGAGGGCACCGATGAAGCGGCGCGACTGGTCGGTTCGCTGGCCGCCATGCAGTCCAATCTGCGTGGGGCTCTGGCCACCATCCTGGACTCGGCGTCCCAATTGGCTTCGACTTCCGAAGAAATGCATGTCGTGACCGAAGACGCCTCGCGCACCACCCAGCGCCAGAGTAACGAAATCGAAATGGCCGCAACCGCGGTCACTGAAATGAGTGCTGCGGTTGATGAGGTCGCCAGCAACGCTGCGGCGGCCTCGACGTCGGCGGCGCAGTCCACCAAGGCGGCGCTGGATGGCCGCGCTCAGGTGGATGAAACGGTCGCCGCGATCAACCTGATGGTGGCCAAGGTGGGAGATACCTCCGCCGAGGTGCGCGGGCTGGCGACCATGGCCACGGATATCAGCAAGGTGCTGGACGTCATTCGTGCCATCGCCGAGCAGACCAACCTCCTGGCACTCAATGCTGCCATCGAAGCGGCACGTGCTGGCGAAGCCGGTCGTGGATTTGCCGTGGTGGCCGATGAGGTGAGGGCGCTGGCGCATCGCACCCAGCAATCGACCCGTGAAATCGAGCAGATGGTCAGTTCTATCCAGACCGGTACTCATCAGGCGGTGACGGCCATGGAGCAGACCAGCCATCAGGCCCACAACACGCTGGAACTGGCCAATGGTGCCGGGCAGGCACTGCTGGCTATTACCGACTCCATCGGCCAGATCAACGAGCGCAATCTGATGATTGCCACCGCCGCCGAAGAGCAGGCTCAGGTGGCGCGAGAGGTCGATAGAAGCCTGGTCAGCATTCGTGACCTGTCGGCTCAGACTTCCGAGGGCGCGAACCAGACGACAATCGCCACTGCAGAGCTGTCCAAGCTGGCGACAAACCTGAGTCGCATCACCAAGCAATTCCAGGTCTAGGATCTGCAAAGCCGTCCGGTCGTGGGACCGGGCGGCATCAGGTCATTCAAGGCCTCAATGTTGTGCGCATCAGCCTGTATTCGCTCCAATACGTATCACTTCTCGCCACACCGGTTTTTCCCTCGATCCCCATCTTCTTCGTAACGGTTTGATTCCCTTCATTAAAAAATGACAGGTGAGGACTTGGCTCGCTCTTTGCTTTTTTGCATTTATGGATAATTGGATACATTTATGCAAAAGGTGACAGGCATGCAGAGCGTACCCACCTATGTGGAGCGTCAGCCGGTTACGGCCGAAGAGGAGGCTTACAACTTCCTGTTGAATGCGATCTGTTCGGGTCGTTATCGCAAGGGTGATCGTCTGATAGCCGAAGACATTGCCAGTGAAATCGGGACCAGCCGGATGCCGGTACGCGAGGCGTTTCGGCGTCTGGATGCTCAGGGGCTGGTCACGTTGCGCCCCAACCGCGGCGCTGTTGTCAGCGGCCTGGATATTGAGCAGATGAACGAAGTGTTCGAGATGCGCGCGGCGCTGGAAGGTCTGGCGGTGCGGGTGGCGGTGAGCAGGATCAATGATCGGCAGATCACGATTCTGGAACGGCTTCTTGATGACATGGATGATTTTCGCGACGACCCCGGACACTGGATCGCCCGCCATCGCGCATTCCATGAATACCTGTGCAGCCTCAGCGAACGGCCGCGGCTGATGAAGCAGATTTTCTCCCTGTACTCATTGATCGAGGCCCCCATGCGCCTGTGGCTGGAGCACGGTGAAAAGCCGCTCAGTGGCCGCCAGGAACATGCACAGATTCTTGATGCCGTTCGCGCTCGCGATGCCGAGGCCGCTGAACGTGTGATTCGCCAGCACATTGAAGGGACGCTGCCGGCGCTGACGTTGTTTCTCCGATCCGAGCCATAAGAATAAAGCGGGCACTCCGATTGAGAGCTGCCCCATGACACCTCGTTGAATGCTGCCCTCCCATCACAGCAAAACGGAGTTTTCACCATGCGTAAGCAATGCGCTCTTGTTGTCGCAGTTTACTTCGGTCTCGCTTCCCATCTGGCGATGGCTGAACCGACCGTTCCTCAACGTCTGCAATCGGTTGAAAAACTGACCTACTGTTCGGGCATGGATTCGCCGCCTCTGGTTGCATTCGACGAGGCGCAGAAGCCCAGGGGGCTGGCGGTGGATCTGGGGCTGGAAATAGCCAGGCGACTGGGCAACAAGAAGGTGGAGTGGCGTGTCATTCCGTTTTCCGGGCTGGTGCCTGCGTTGCTCGCCAGCCAGTGCGACATGATCGTCGATCAGCTGTTTGACAAGCCTGAGCGTCGTCAGGTCATCGACATCGTCAACTATATGTACTCCAGCCAGTCCGTCGTCGTACCCAAGGGCAATCCCAATGGGATCTCGGCCGTGTCGGATCTCTCCGGTCACAAGGTCGCCGTGCTCAATGGTTCGACCATCAAGACGCTGCTCGATACTGAGAACGACAGCCTGACGAAGGCGGGCAAGCCGCCCATGAAGCTGGTCGTCTACAACTCCGATACCGATGCTTTCCAGGCGCTGCGCATCAGCCAGGTGGATGCCTATGGCACCACAGTGGAGACCGCCGGTTACTACGCATCGATGGCGCCTGACCTGTTTCAGGAAGGTGTTCCGGCATTTGCCAGGATCCTGACCGGGCTGGGCATCCGCAAGGATGATCCGCAACTCACTGCTGCCGTCGAGCAGATCATCAAGGACATGCGCACTGATGGCAGCTACAGCAAGCTGCTTGCCAAATGGCATGTCGACAGCGACAAGCTGGACTGAGGGGCGGCGCAATGAACTTCAACTGGGACGTGTTCTGGCAATACCTCTTGCAACCTAGTGACGTGTATCTCAATGCGCTGTGGCTTACCTGCGTCATCAGTGTTCTGGCGATGGCAATGGGCTGTGTACTGGGGCTGCTCGCGGCCCTCATGCGTCTCTCCGGGAATCCGCTGCTGCAATACCCTGTGCGGTTTTATGTGTGGCTGATGCGCGGTACACCTCTGCTGGTGCAGATCGTATTCCTGTACACGGCTCTGGCTGCCGGCGGGATATTCCGGTTTCAGGACATTGATCTGGGATGGTTCGTACTGCCGGGCAATATTCAGGCGGCGATCATTGCGCTGGCGTTGAATGAAGGGGCCTATATGGCTGAAATCATTCGCTCGGGCATCGGTGCAATCGACAAGGGCCAGTACGAAGCGGGCCGTTCCCTGGGGATGACGTTTGGCAAGCTGATGCGGCGCATCGTGCTGCCTCAGGCATTTCGCGTCATCGTCCCGCCGATTGGCAACGAGTTCAACGTCATGCTCAAGAACACCACCCTCGTGAGTGTGATTGGCGTGCAGGAACTGCTGCTCAGTACCCAGATGATCACCTCGGCCACTTTCAGGGTTTTTGAGCTGTACCTGGTGGTTGCCATTTACTTCCTGCTGCTGACCACCCTCTGGGGCTTTTTCCAGAGCTGGCTGGAAAGACGTTTCGGTCAGTCGGACCGGCCGAAAGCGGCAGCATCAAAACGGATGTTCGGCAGCAGTACATCCAGGTTGTTGAGGGGGCGTTGAGATGACGAAAACCAGCAAAGACTTCGTGATCGAGGCCATGGACATCCACAAGTCGTTCGGGGATCTGGAGATTCTCAAGGGGATTTCCCTGCAGGTGGCGCGGGGTGAGGTGGTGGTGCTGATCGGAGCTTCCGGTTCTGGGAAGACCACGTTCATCCGCTGCATCAATCTTCTGGAAGAAATCCAGAGTGGCCGGATCCGCGTCAATGGCGAGCCCATGGGCTACCACGAGGGCAAGGATGGCAGCCTGATACGTGACAGCGAGCGCAACATCGCCCGGCAGCGCCGCAATATCGGCATGGTCTTTCAGCGTTTCAATCTGTTTCCGCACATGACGGCCCTGGAAAACATTATCGAAGCGCCTGTTCAGGTACTGGGTGTAAAACGTGCCGAGGCCATTGAACAGGCCCGGCAATTGCTGGCGCGCGTAGGGCTGGCGGACAAGGCGGATCACTATCCTTCGATGTTGTCCGGCGGGCAACAGCAGCGGGTGGCGATTGCCCGGACGCTGGCCATGAAACCCCAGGCGATTCTGTTCGATGAGCCCACCAGTGCTCTGGACCCCGAGACGGTAGGGGAAGTCTTGCAAGTCATGAAGGAACTGGCCGAGGAGGGCATGACCATGGTGGTTGTCACCCATGAAATGGGGTTTGCACGGGAAGTGGCGGATCGAGTCGTGGTGCTCGATCAGGGAGAGCTCATCGAGCAAGGCCCGCCTTCACAGATATTCAGCAAGCCGACTCATCCACGTACCAGGGCCTTTTTGAGCCGGGTTTTGCCGGAGGCACTCTTATGCTGACGTTTTCCGCTCATCAATATCCTTATGCATCCCAGCGCCAGAGTGTCTTTGCACGCCGTGGCATGGTTGCCGCTTCCCAGCCGCTGGCTGCCGAGGCAGGTATCGAAATCATGCGTAAGGGGGGCAACGCCATTGATGCCGCCATTGCCACGGCAGCGGCCTTGACGGTGGTCGAGCCCACTGGATGTGGTATCGGTGGTGATGCGTTTGCTCTGGTCTGGGTCAAAGGCCAGTTGCATGGGCTCGATGCCAGTGGTCATGCACCCGCGGCTTTGAACATCGATGCCGTCAAGTCGGCCGGCCACACGGAAATGCCTTTGTATGGCTGGACGCCAGTGACCGTATCCGGTTGCCCGTCGGCCTGGGCCGAACTGTCGACCCGGTTCGGGCGCTTGCCCTTTGCCGATCTGCTGCAACCGGCTATCAGTCTCGCCGAGGAAGGCTTTCCGGTTTCTCCTGTGGTCGCTCATCAATGGCAGATCGCATTCGAGCAATTCTCCGCCAGACGTGAGCCTGCCATGCAGGCATGGTTCGATACTTTCCTGATCGATGGCAGAACGCCGAAGGCAGGTGAGATATTCTGTAACCCCGCCCAGGCCCGGACCTTGAGCGAGCTGGCGGCGACCCGTTGCGAAAGCTTTTACCGAGGCGAAATCGCCCGCCGACTCGATGCCCGGTCACATGCTGACGGTGGCTACCTTCGCCTGACGGACCTGCAGAGCTATCGTCCCCGTTGGGTCGAGCCCATCAGCGTCAATTATCGCGGCTATGACGTCTGGGAAATTCCACCCAGCGGTCAGGGCCTGATCGCACTCATGACCCTGCAAATCCTTCAAGGGTTCGAGTTCGATCACCGGGACAGCCAGCAAACCTGGCACCGCCAGATCGAAGCCCTGAAACTCGCCTACAGTGACGGACTGCACTACATCACCGATCCCGAGTACATGCGCGTGGCGGTTGCCGATCTGTTGAGCGAAGGCTATGCGCAAAAGCGGCGCGAGCTGATCGACGAAAAAGCCATTGCACCGACACCGGGGGATCCGCATTCCAGCGGCACCGTCTACCTGGCAACGGCAGACGCCGAGGGCAATATGGTGTCGTTTATCCAGAGCAACTACCACGGCTTCGGGTCCGGCATCGTGCTGCCCGACAGTGGTATCGCGCTGCAGAACCGTGGCCAGGAATTCAGCCTGGACCCCGGGCATTCTAATGCTCTGGCACCCGGCAAACAGACGTTGCACACGATCATTCCGGGATTTCTGACCAGAGAGGGTCAGCCCATCGGGCCGTTCGGGGTCATGGGCGGATACATGCAGCCCCAGGGGCATGTGCAGATGGTGATGAACCTGGTGGATTTTGGCCTCAACCCGCAATCGGCGCTCGATGCGCCACGCTGGCAATGGCTGGGCGGCATGAAAGTGGGCGTTGAGCCCGCAGCCTCCCGTGATCTGGCTCTGTCGCTGGCCAGGAGAGGGCATGAGATCGAGATTGCCTGCGACCTGGTTGATTATGGTCGTGGCCAGATCATCGTGCGCGATCCTGATACCGGTGTGTTGTGTGGCGGGACGGAACCACGCGCCGACTCGCATATTGCGGTCTGGTAAGGGCTGGCTTCCCGTAGTTGGCAGGCGCCGGATTTGTTGTATCAGATCAGACTGATCGGCATCATTCTGGTCGCTTGCCACATATGCCGGGTTATTTTTAACCCGATTGGCCAGCTTTTCACGATTCAATAATGCTCTGCTGTTTCCTGCTTTTGCAAAGTTGGCAGTCGAGCTGGCGATGCGCCTTCATCCTTGCTGACCCAATCGAGCATCCTTTCTGTTCGGCAGTAGAGTATTTATTCAAAGAATGACTTTGTCTTGGGATCCTATAATTCTGAACGCTTCAGGAAAGTGGCTGTCAAAGGCGCGCTCAAATCTCCTCTTTTAGCAGATGCCTCAACAGCCCTCGGTGATGCATTGCCGAAAAACTCTGCACGAAAACCTGACCAGATTGTCCGTTTTTGGCGCGATTCTGATGGCTTCATGCTCATTTTTCGTTTTGTCCGGCTTTTGTCCGAGCAGGTGTTGATTAAATGGGTGACAGCAATAAGCGCCAATTTAAGTAATAACTAATGCTCAACTGTTGTCAGGGTTGAGAAGGGGAGGTGGATTTATGGTGTCTGACTTTTGGTCGTCAGCTTTTTGTTATCAGCTTCAATAATTATTAACTTTATCTGGAACGTTTCCGTTTGCTTTTGTTTAAGTAAGCCTGCCGGCAAGGCTGCAAGTTTTATCGACTTGCATCACTCGGCAACAGGCCATTGAGTTTTTATTCTTCCAGATTGAAACGCTTCAACGAAAACGCCGACAAGTCCACATCACTCTTTCCATGAATACACTGTTGGGCCAGTGCCTGCCCAAGTCCGGCGGAATGTTTGAAGCCGTGTCCCGAGCAGGCGGATACAACGGTCACGTTTTTAAGGCGTGGGTGTTCATCGATGATGAAGTGGTAATCCGGTGTCACCGTGTAGGCGCATACGGAGGATCTGACGACCCTGGAGGTCAGTCCGGCTATCTTGCCGCTGACCTGGGTCCTGAACATGTCCTGTTCTTCTGCTGCCGTGATAGTCCGCTCCAGGGTTTCTGGTTGCGAGACGTCGACGTATTGCTCGGTGGCCATCTTCATGCTGCCTTCGCCAGCCAGCGGCGGGAAGCCGTAGTTGATATCCACCTCGCCCGGCCCGTGGGTGAGGATGAAGCTGGGTGAGACGGGCGCGAAGACCGCCTGGTCTTCCAGTTCAAACCAGAACAGCTTTTGCCGGCAGACCCTCAGTAATCGATCAAAAGGCGCTCCGAGCAGGTCGGCAGACCACATGCCAGCGCTGACGATCACCTTGTTGGCCAGGATCGAGCCTTTATCGGTCGTAATGCGCACGCCTTCGCCATGAGTCTGCAAGTGAGTGACGGTTTCGTCTGTCAGGACTTTGGCTCCATGGGCTTTGGCCAGCTGGAGTTGCACGGCAATGCAGCGCTCTGGCCGCACATAACCACCGGCGGGCTCGAAGTAGCCGATGGCGCTATCCAGTACCGGCGCAAACTGCGGGAATCGCTGGCGAATGGAGGGTGCCGACAGCACTTCGTGCTCCACGCCATAGGCTTGAGCCAGCTGGATGGTCTTGTGGGTGAAGTCCTGCGGGTCTTGCGGGTCGTAAGCCGGATGGGAGCTCATCACCAGCACGCCGCACTGCTCGAACAGAGACTCGCCGGACAGCGCCTCCAGATCGCGCCATATGGCGTGAGAGTTGCGCACCAGCGGCAGATATTGTGGGCCTTCACCGACGGAAAGGCGGGTGATGCGCGTATCACCGTGGCTGGAGCCATCAGTATGTGGCGGGTTGTGGCGATCCACGCCAATGGCATTGACCCCGGCTTTGGCCAATTGATAAAGGGTTGCCGCGCCCATGGCTCCCAGGCCCAGAACTGCCACTTCGCACCGTTGTTCCATCTGCAGGCCGCCTCGAAAAAGCGCTTATTTCAGAGAACCAGTGCATTTGAGGCAACAGTCAAAAAGGCATAAGCACAGGCCTGAACTGCATAGTCTTGTCGAATCGGTGGGTAAGGGGAGGGCGTGCAAAAAACTTCACACCGTCGATGATTTTTGACTTGCGCTCCCCTGTGTTTTTCAGGTTCGGATTTTTTGAAAAGTTGTCCACGGAAAACGTGGGTATGTCTGTGGGTAACTTTTTGTAAGCCACGTTCTACGTGGCCTGTGGCTGTGTGGTTATTTTATGAACAGCTCATGAAATGTACCTGTCCCGTGACCTTTGGAGGGCTGAAAATGGATCCTGAATTCGCGAATAAGCGCACAGAATCCGATTATTTTTTCAGCTTTTTTTCGCGCTTCCGGCGCCCGTGAGTCGATTGGCCATCAGGTCCAGTGCCGAGCAGATGATGAAGTACACCAGAGCGATGAACAGGAAAATCTCCGTGGGATACACCATGACCCGGTTGCTGACCTGTGTGGCCACGAACGACAGCTCACCGACGCCGATCACATAGGCCAGCGAGGTATCTTTTATCAGGGAGATCCATTGATTGAGGAACGAAGGCAGCATGATCGGCAGTGCCTGGGGCAGGATGATCAGGCGCAGTACTTGCCACGGGCTCATGCCCAGCGCCTTGGCGGCCGCCCATTGGCCTGAAGACAGGCTGAGGATGCCCGAGTGGACGGAGTGCGCCAGGTAGGCGCCACCAATCAGCGAGAGGGCGCAGACCACGGTGAACAAGGCCGGGACATCGATCTTGAACAGGATCGGCAGCAGGAAGTAGGTCCAGAAAATCAGCATCACCACCGGAATGGCGCGAAAGAAACCCAGCACGCCCAGCAATACCCAGCGTGTCCGGCCGCGCACCAGCACCAGAGCCACCCCCAGCACCAGGCCCAATGCGGCGGCCAGAATGCCTGACAGCAAGCTTAGGATCAGCGTCAGTGCCGCACCGCCCAATGGCCCGTCCGGGTACGCGCCCACCATTAGGTAGGCGAAGTTGTCGCTTATGACTGAAAAGTCCATGGTCAGGCCGCTCCCTGGCGATAACGCTTGCTGTGCTGGATCATCTGGCCGATGGCTTCGATCAGAGCGATGCTCACGATATACAGCAAGGTCGCGATACCGAAGGCCTGGAAAGCCTTGAAGGTTTCGGTTTCGACCTGACGCGAGGCATAGGACAGTTCGGCCAGGCCGATGGCCATGGTCAGCGACGAGTTTTTCAGCACATTCATGTATTGCCCCAGCAATGGCCCAAGCGCCGTGCGCACGGCCTGAGGCAGCACGACATAACGCCAGACCTGCGCGGGGCGAAGCCCCAGAGCCTGTCCGGCAATACGCTGCTGGGTGCGTACCGACGCGACACCGGCACGAAACTCTTCGGCAATGAACGCACTGCTATAGAGCATCAGGCCCCAGAAACCGGCAAGGAACTCGAATGACGGCCATTCGATCAGCAGGCCGGCCAGGTTCACTTCGTGAGGCATGTTCAGCCAGCTGACCAGCGCTTCGGGCAACAGGGCGCTGACCCCGAAGTACCAGAAGAACAACTGCACCAGCAGAGGCGTATTGCGAAACAGCGACAGATAGCCCCGTGCAGGCCAGGACCAGAGACGCGAAGAGGAAATCCGTGCCAGGCAGACAAGGAAGCCAAGCGCTGTGGCGCTCAGGCAGACCAGGATCGACAGGCCTAGCGTGAGCAGAAATCCATCGAACAACAAATGCAGGTATTGCGGGCCCAGCAGTTCACCGAACATCAGATGCAACATCCATCCAGAATTGAAAGAGCCCGCCGGGTTGTCCGCAGCGGGCTACCGAGAAACGGGTCGCTCGGGATCAGCTCTTGTCACCGATCTTGAACAGACGGGCCAGAGGTGTCGGGGTGTTCGGGCCGAACCAGGTGTCATAGATCTTCTGTGCCTGCCCCTTGGATTCCAGCTCTACCAGCGTCTGGTTGACGAACTCGGTCAGTGCGGTTTCGCCTTTCGGAATTCCGACTCCGATCAGGTCATTGGAAATGGTGAAGGGCGGGACTTCGTATTTGTCCTTGTCCGGCACATTGGCCAGCAGACCGATCAGTTTTGGACCGTCTTGAGTGATGGCCTGCACGTTACCGTTGCGCAATGCGGTAAAGGCAAAAGGCGTATCATCGTAGGCAATGACTTTTGCGCCGGGGAATTTCTCGCGCAGCACGCCTTCGTTGACGGTGCCCTTGTCGACGCCCACACGCCATTTGTTCAGGTCATCCTGATTCTTGAGCGTGCCTTTCTTGACGATGAACTGCTGGCCCGAGGAAAAGTAGGGGATGCTGAAGTTCACCTGCTCGGCCCGTTCCGGGGTGATGGTGAAATTGGCCAGAACCAGATCGACCTTGTTGGCGACCAATAGCGGCACCCGGTTTGCAGGGTTTGTGGGTTGCAATTGCAGCTTCACACCCAGTTTGTCGGCGATGGCCTTGGCGTAATCCACATCCAGGCCCTCTATTTGCTTGCTTTTTGCATCTACAAAACCGAACGGCGGATTGCTGTCGAAAGCAGCGACCCTCAAGACACCGGATTTTTTGATGTCTTCCAGGCGGTCGGCGTGAGCCAGACCCGAGAGCACGGCGAGGGACAGGGCAGTAATGGCAGTCAATTTTTTCATGAGTTCTCAACACTTTATGGATGATTCTGGTGACGAGTGTTGCAGCTCACGGATGATCTTAAAAAGAATATAAAGGAATCTTGTAATTCTTTTTTGGAATATTAAGGTGCATGTGCTCCTTTTCATGCAGGGAGCGTCACAGGGCGCTTCTGCGTGCAGTTGTTAGACGCGCAGGACATGTATATGAATCAAGGCGAAAGATGTGCCAGAAATATACGACGGTTTTATTACGCGTTCGGAAAACCGAATAAGAATGCACTTTCCCTACCATAAACGGCCGGGCTCTTAAACGACTTGCAAAGTTGCAAATTCGCCTCGGTGCAATGATGCTTTCGTCTCGGTTTTTACATGCTGTCTGCCATCCCGGTGTCTTTACCAAGAAATCAATGGTTTTAATAGAAAATCAAAACGAGATAATTGCTGGACGTTAATTTAAAGTACCCGTTTCGCGGCGCAGGTCGTCGACAGAGTGTCGAGATTCGTCTGCGAGGGTATTCCTGACATTCGGCGGAAGTGTTTATCATCGCAAGGAGATGGATGGATGAGGGCTTTATGAATACTGACTCTTCGCAGATGGAGCATGAGGTCCTCGATATCTTTGGCACGCTGCAGTCGTTTATCCGCAAGGCGGCTCCGCTCAATGTCGACATGGTGCTGGAGGGGGAGACGGGCACCGGCAAGGACACCCTGGCACGACGCATTCACCAGCTGTCGGGTCGCGAAGGCCCTCTGGTCGCACTCAACTGTGCTGCCGTGCCCGAGCAACTTGCCGAGAGTGAGCTTTTCGGGGTCATGGCGGGGGCATACACCGGCGCATCCAAGTCGCGGGCAGGCTATATAGAAGCGTCCCACAACGGGACGCTCTATCTGGATGAAATCGACAGCATGCCGTTGCTGCTCCAGGCCAAGCTGCTGCGTGTGCTGGAAATGCGCGGAATAGAGCGCTTGGGCTCGACACGTTTCGTGTCCCTGAACCTGCGTGTGATCGTCGCGACACAGACACCGCTGGAAAAACTGGTAGAGGAGGGCAAGTTTCGGCGAGATCTGTTTTTTCGCCTGAACGTCATCAAGATCCAGTTGCCTACCCTGCGTTCGCGCCTTGACCATCTTCCTTCGTTGTTCGAGCGCTTCGTCATGGAGACGGCTCAAAAACACCATCAGCCGATTCCCCAGCGCGACCCTGCCGTGCTCAATCGCCTGCTCAGCCACCGCTGGCCCGGCAATATCCGCGAGCTTAAATGTGCAGCCGAGCGTTTCGTGCTGGGCATGTCACCGCTGGGCACCGACGAAGATCCGCACCTGGAAGGCAATGTTCCTCTCAAGGGTTATCTTCGCCAGTTCGAAAAGGCTCTCATCCAGGATTGTCTGTCGCGTCATCCCAAGTGTATCGAGTCCGTGATCAGTGAACTGGGCATTCCCCGACGCACCCTTTATCACCGCATGAAAAGCCTCAGTATCAACTCGCCGGAGCCGTAGTTTTTTATTTACTTCC
Proteins encoded:
- a CDS encoding methyl-accepting chemotaxis protein, which encodes MRRLNLAPRSALCFGFFCLMLLLQGGLFMRQAEKLNEAEKHVETNVLPSVKLLGSLDREFVSLRGNNARLRNPVEPQERKTKAASDIQQSRQLISEYSDALGKLIVTTEGQKAFSELKQAITGYNAIQDRYLSEAAAGNLEAAVKTSNTDMKAAADLTEASLQKLIGVNDTKAKRAGEKADAAYHGTVVMVILFVVLGATGTVLLAWLYTRSLTVPIGDALEIARRIAANDLTQPIKQEGTDEAARLVGSLAAMQSNLRGALATILDSASQLASTSEEMHVVTEDASRTTQRQSNEIEMAATAVTEMSAAVDEVASNAAAASTSAAQSTKAALDGRAQVDETVAAINLMVAKVGDTSAEVRGLATMATDISKVLDVIRAIAEQTNLLALNAAIEAARAGEAGRGFAVVADEVRALAHRTQQSTREIEQMVSSIQTGTHQAVTAMEQTSHQAHNTLELANGAGQALLAITDSIGQINERNLMIATAAEEQAQVAREVDRSLVSIRDLSAQTSEGANQTTIATAELSKLATNLSRITKQFQV
- a CDS encoding GntR family transcriptional regulator; amino-acid sequence: MQSVPTYVERQPVTAEEEAYNFLLNAICSGRYRKGDRLIAEDIASEIGTSRMPVREAFRRLDAQGLVTLRPNRGAVVSGLDIEQMNEVFEMRAALEGLAVRVAVSRINDRQITILERLLDDMDDFRDDPGHWIARHRAFHEYLCSLSERPRLMKQIFSLYSLIEAPMRLWLEHGEKPLSGRQEHAQILDAVRARDAEAAERVIRQHIEGTLPALTLFLRSEP
- a CDS encoding ABC transporter substrate-binding protein, whose product is MRKQCALVVAVYFGLASHLAMAEPTVPQRLQSVEKLTYCSGMDSPPLVAFDEAQKPRGLAVDLGLEIARRLGNKKVEWRVIPFSGLVPALLASQCDMIVDQLFDKPERRQVIDIVNYMYSSQSVVVPKGNPNGISAVSDLSGHKVAVLNGSTIKTLLDTENDSLTKAGKPPMKLVVYNSDTDAFQALRISQVDAYGTTVETAGYYASMAPDLFQEGVPAFARILTGLGIRKDDPQLTAAVEQIIKDMRTDGSYSKLLAKWHVDSDKLD
- a CDS encoding amino acid ABC transporter permease, whose amino-acid sequence is MNFNWDVFWQYLLQPSDVYLNALWLTCVISVLAMAMGCVLGLLAALMRLSGNPLLQYPVRFYVWLMRGTPLLVQIVFLYTALAAGGIFRFQDIDLGWFVLPGNIQAAIIALALNEGAYMAEIIRSGIGAIDKGQYEAGRSLGMTFGKLMRRIVLPQAFRVIVPPIGNEFNVMLKNTTLVSVIGVQELLLSTQMITSATFRVFELYLVVAIYFLLLTTLWGFFQSWLERRFGQSDRPKAAASKRMFGSSTSRLLRGR
- a CDS encoding amino acid ABC transporter ATP-binding protein, with protein sequence MTKTSKDFVIEAMDIHKSFGDLEILKGISLQVARGEVVVLIGASGSGKTTFIRCINLLEEIQSGRIRVNGEPMGYHEGKDGSLIRDSERNIARQRRNIGMVFQRFNLFPHMTALENIIEAPVQVLGVKRAEAIEQARQLLARVGLADKADHYPSMLSGGQQQRVAIARTLAMKPQAILFDEPTSALDPETVGEVLQVMKELAEEGMTMVVVTHEMGFAREVADRVVVLDQGELIEQGPPSQIFSKPTHPRTRAFLSRVLPEALLC
- a CDS encoding gamma-glutamyltransferase family protein, yielding MLTFSAHQYPYASQRQSVFARRGMVAASQPLAAEAGIEIMRKGGNAIDAAIATAAALTVVEPTGCGIGGDAFALVWVKGQLHGLDASGHAPAALNIDAVKSAGHTEMPLYGWTPVTVSGCPSAWAELSTRFGRLPFADLLQPAISLAEEGFPVSPVVAHQWQIAFEQFSARREPAMQAWFDTFLIDGRTPKAGEIFCNPAQARTLSELAATRCESFYRGEIARRLDARSHADGGYLRLTDLQSYRPRWVEPISVNYRGYDVWEIPPSGQGLIALMTLQILQGFEFDHRDSQQTWHRQIEALKLAYSDGLHYITDPEYMRVAVADLLSEGYAQKRRELIDEKAIAPTPGDPHSSGTVYLATADAEGNMVSFIQSNYHGFGSGIVLPDSGIALQNRGQEFSLDPGHSNALAPGKQTLHTIIPGFLTREGQPIGPFGVMGGYMQPQGHVQMVMNLVDFGLNPQSALDAPRWQWLGGMKVGVEPAASRDLALSLARRGHEIEIACDLVDYGRGQIIVRDPDTGVLCGGTEPRADSHIAVW
- the solA gene encoding N-methyl-L-tryptophan oxidase — its product is MEQRCEVAVLGLGAMGAATLYQLAKAGVNAIGVDRHNPPHTDGSSHGDTRITRLSVGEGPQYLPLVRNSHAIWRDLEALSGESLFEQCGVLVMSSHPAYDPQDPQDFTHKTIQLAQAYGVEHEVLSAPSIRQRFPQFAPVLDSAIGYFEPAGGYVRPERCIAVQLQLAKAHGAKVLTDETVTHLQTHGEGVRITTDKGSILANKVIVSAGMWSADLLGAPFDRLLRVCRQKLFWFELEDQAVFAPVSPSFILTHGPGEVDINYGFPPLAGEGSMKMATEQYVDVSQPETLERTITAAEEQDMFRTQVSGKIAGLTSRVVRSSVCAYTVTPDYHFIIDEHPRLKNVTVVSACSGHGFKHSAGLGQALAQQCIHGKSDVDLSAFSLKRFNLEE